Within Gambusia affinis linkage group LG01, SWU_Gaff_1.0, whole genome shotgun sequence, the genomic segment gcaagacttgaaaacagCATCAGAGGATATCTGCTTGCCGGTAGACAAAGACAtgttttaaatctcaaaatattatatttgCCTTTTGACACAAGACCCTGGGATGAACTGAGCTGCAGAAGGGAACGGGATGTATCACATGGAGAAAGAAAACCCACCCTGACTTGTAAAACATCCTAAACGTTTGTGGGAGACATCAGCGGTCTGTTCTGGGTTAGTGGTCAGGCTTTCTGAGACTGGAAGCAACCCCCACCCCACTGAGTTAAGGTTTCATCCTGAAggtttctgacatttaaatttaaagtcacAGTTAACTGAAAATATTGTGGATTTACAATTAGTAGTATCAGCTTACAGCACGGAGACGGCACCAGAGTTTTAACAGACTGTTGGATGCTCCGAATACCGTTTGGGACATTATCATTCTACTTCAGGTAACAATACTTACTGCCCTTAGTGTGACGGGTTCTTGCAGTTCCATATTACACCCAAATAAAGCCACTACTTCTGGATGTTAAACTGGTTTTGTCAGTGGATGTTTACTTCTAGCTATTataataatttctaaaatacattttgatgcaAAGCACAACGACATAGAGAGAACAACAGATTTTGATCATTAGTGAGTCTAATTCCAATATGTAGAACCACTGACTGATCAGATTTATTGATTATCCAAAATGAATCTGCTGAAAacaggagagaaagaaaaaaactaaaatgtttgttggAAATAAGAAGTCTTTTAgtgtttgattaaatatttcagcaacatgtcatgttttgtttttcttgtctgatCTTTTTACAATGCACATTATATAATTAAGATCTAAATAAACTGTTTGTCAAAGGGCCCGGAATAACGTTCAacatttgtttcacatttaaaaacaaactcaagcAGTTTTAGAGTAGGACATGACTCGACACTGACTTCAATAAAGTTTTGATATAaaattttctttgcagatgcATTGAGACTGTGTGAGATGAGATTCTGTATTTATCCAGTTATACAGGCGCTGTAATAAACGGCACTGCTGGCGTCAGAGAGAGCAGATATCAGAGGGCTGCTTCCATCATCACAGCCACCAGCGCCACTCATAATACTGCTAacgatgctgctgctgctactgccTCCAATGGCATTACACCCACCAAGGACTTTTGACCCTCCTCCACACCCTCCAACCAGTCCGTAGGGCTCTTCTCGACTCCGTCCCATGTTGACATACTGGTCAAATTCATGCCTGTCCACCTCAGACCAAAACTCAGCAGAGGAAGAGCCCATGTGGCCGCCGGCCTCCAGGCTGGACTGGTCTGAGTGTGAAGAGCGACTGAAGGTGGATGCAGGGAGGATgcaggaggatgaggaggaagaggaagaagtttCAGGAGGAGGGGAAAGCTGTCCCAGGTGAGAGGGATTGAAGTGCGTAGCGCTGGACGCAGTGCCTCCATACATCTGGTTGAGATACCCGACAGGCGCTGTGCTCAGAGGTGTTTGTTGGCATTTTACCGGCTCATGGATGCTGAAGGACGGGCGAGGATAGGAAACAGGAGACGAGGAATCGGCTAGAGGCGGAGGACATTTCACAGGAGTCCTTAAGGGGACCTGATGACTGAAAGCATGAGTAGGAGCTAGCTTAGCGCTAACTGAGCTAATGCTTGACGTCATGTTTGATTCAACAGAACTTATTCTAGAGTCGAGTCTGGAAGTCCTGCTTGGACTGAGACTTGCGTTCATCCCGATGTTCAAGCTGGCGCTGACGCCGATGGCGTTGTGGTgactgtggttgttgttgtagTGCTGCTGGCTGTAATGTGGGTTGTGATGGTGAAGGCGGTGGTAACCGCTCCAACCTCCCATCCCCGCCTCGTCTTGCATGTGTTGGGGGAAGAACACGGACTCTCCGGCTCCGTCTTCCAGGACGTCCAGCGGCGACATCTCCGGGGTGGGCAGGCCGTAGCTCTCCAGGTCGGCGTGCGCTGGGGCCGGAAGGTCCCGGAAGTGGCCCAGGGACGGCAGCAGCTGGTGGGGGTGATGGTGGTGGGGAGTGTGGGTGGCCGGGTGGCCGTAAGCAGCAGCACCAGGTACGCCATCAGCAGCCAAAGCGCCGACGCCGGGGCCTAACCCGAGAGCCGGGGCCCCACCTTGGGCCAGGCTGTGCAGCAGGAGCCCGGGTTCCACTCGCTTCAGCTTCTTTGTGGTCTTTTTGCGTCGAGGTCTGTACTTATAGTTTGGGTGATCCTGGAGGTGTTGCACACGGAGACGCTCGGCTTCCTCCACAAACGGCCGCTTGTCTGAGGCACTCAGGGCCTTCCAGGACTGACCTGCAAGATTTGGACAAAGAGCGGAAACGATTACACTTTTCATTAAAGAACAAAGTTATTATTTCTAATCTAACTGATGTCGTGAGTCCTAATCGCATTTTACCCTCATGTCCTGAAACCTGAATCCCTTTTTACACCTAAACCTacaatcattttaattcatgGATATCGTTTTAGTAGCTATTTACATACGGCCAATGAAAATATATCCAATAGTGTACTTATAGTGTAAACAAAGATCCTGAAAGCAGGATTGGTTGGCCCCCTAACCACCTTTAAACCACATTCAGACCTCTATAAATCTCCTTATCTTGACATCTTTTAACTTTTCAGTTTCTACAAATTCCCATCTTGTTTAGATGGAAGACACCCTCGTATTTTTTTTGAGTCTAATTAATAAAGTTTTGCCCTGAGGGTTGAGCTCCATGTATTTATGCTCTGCATTAAGGGTACATATTTACAGTTTGTCTTGTGGTTGTAAATGCTGGCTGCTTCCAGATctgcaaaacaaactttttttcccagaaaCCTGCGGTTTGGATTTGAGTGACTCTGAACATTTCAAGCTGCAGATGAACTCCAGCTGTACAGTGGGTCTGCACTGAGCAGCTCCCACGTTTTAATCTGAAGCTCAGCTTACAGCTGGacaaatatacaataaaataaaaaaaatcaaaggatgTTAGTTATTATATCTAACAAAGTGACATCAGcagttctttttattattatattcagttctaaaatttattaaaagaaatattatttttatcattcaTTAATGACATAGTTAACTTTTCAGTATGCAGAGTTATAATCAGTGCAGTAACAGACAGCAGTTGAGTgatttataaatgtttgttaatattttctgaagattgttgcatttttttaatattcagctCACATCTTTAGCAAAAAGTGAGATGCACAAAACattgtatttaatgtaaatatgtctttaaaaagctgtaatatttactaaaaaattACTGTTGAATTGGCTGATTATACCTAGATCAGGTCAAAGTcgaaaaatcaaactttattttgtttgcattaaatGCATCCAAACTAAGAACTCCTTCAATTTTCTATCATCAGATAAAAGCAAAGGCTTTCACCCACTTTgcatcagatcaataaaaattGAAGATTAGGTTTGAAAATGCTTTGATGCCTTAATGGAGAAAGTCTGGTcattctttaattttctgtttgactgaAAGCTACCACCAGTagcacatttttctgtcttatgtggtttatttctgtcatttcatcAGATCtagaagaaaaccaaaagctGGTGAAGGTCAATAAATATCtgattaatgcatttttaagattttatagcTGTCTGAACTCTTAacctttaatattttccatataATCCTTTTAAGATTaagcacacagaaaaatgttaaacttgtAAACTTAGCCATGAATTATGAGTTTTACATGATAATTGCTTTGCTTGTTAAAAGCTGAGGCTGCCGCTCGTCTTACCCAGCATCTTGCTGAGCACGGCGTTGTGCAGGTCCGGGTTCTGCAGGGCCAGTCGCTTCCTCTCATCTTTGGCCCAAACCATGAAGGCGTTCATGGGCCTGCGGATCCTCTGCTCGGCCCCTGAGGCTTTCCCATCGCCCGCCCCGGCCAGCGGG encodes:
- the sox18 gene encoding transcription factor Sox-18, whose product is MNLTEPNLPREASLNPSQMPFGGRWTSETPSPASDPEMDFEESLSADCSSPDAPGEPRRGEPRMALTVGSRGQSPDLTPGGGPLAGAGDGKASGAEQRIRRPMNAFMVWAKDERKRLALQNPDLHNAVLSKMLGQSWKALSASDKRPFVEEAERLRVQHLQDHPNYKYRPRRKKTTKKLKRVEPGLLLHSLAQGGAPALGLGPGVGALAADGVPGAAAYGHPATHTPHHHHPHQLLPSLGHFRDLPAPAHADLESYGLPTPEMSPLDVLEDGAGESVFFPQHMQDEAGMGGWSGYHRLHHHNPHYSQQHYNNNHSHHNAIGVSASLNIGMNASLSPSRTSRLDSRISSVESNMTSSISSVSAKLAPTHAFSHQVPLRTPVKCPPPLADSSSPVSYPRPSFSIHEPVKCQQTPLSTAPVGYLNQMYGGTASSATHFNPSHLGQLSPPPETSSSSSSSSCILPASTFSRSSHSDQSSLEAGGHMGSSSAEFWSEVDRHEFDQYVNMGRSREEPYGLVGGCGGGSKVLGGCNAIGGSSSSSIVSSIMSGAGGCDDGSSPLISALSDASSAVYYSACITG